The genomic interval ATAATGCTTACTTTATCTCCATTTTTAGATATATTTTTGTCATCATGAACCATGTATTTTTTATTTTTTGTGACACTTTTTCCATAATATTTATGTTTCACTTTTTTGATTTCATACACAACAATAGTTTTATCCATCTTATCGCTGATAACTATTCCTTGTCTTTGCTTTCGGATATTTCGAATTTTTTTTTCAGATTTATATTCTTTTTTTGTCATTTATTTTTTTGTTGTATTCAGTATTCAATCTGGCAATATTTTTTCTAATTAATTTAATTTCCATAGGATTTTTGAGCATTTTAACATGATGATTAAATTTCATATTCTGGTATTTTTTTTGATTTTTATCAATTTGTTTTATTAAATCGTGAATTGATAAATTTTTTTCATTTAGATTATTCATAATTTTATTTCATTAGAAAAAATAAATTTCATTTTTATAGGAAGTTTTTGAGCGGCTAATCTTAATGCTTCTTTAGCCACATTCATATCTACTCCGTCTATTTCAAATAATATTCTACCAGGTTTAACGACAGATACCCAAAATTCAACAGGGCCTTTTCCTTTTCCCATACGTACTTCTTGTGGTTTTTTTGTAGCAGGTTTATCTGGAAAAATATTAATCCATAATTGACCTTCTCTTTTCATATATCTTGTAGCAGCAACTCTTGCTGCCTCTAGTTGTCTAGCAGTAATCCAAGCACCTTCTAAAGCTTTAATCCCATATAACCCTCTAGAAAGAAGAACTCCTTTTTTAGCTTTCCCACGAATTCTCCCTTTTTGTTTTTTTTTATATTTTGTTCTTTTCGGTTGTAACATATAAAGATCTAAATTTCATTTATTTTTCTTTCTATTAAAATGATAGGGTTTATGACTTCTTTGTTTTTTATGAATTTCTAATAATGGAGATAATTCTCTTTTTCCGTATATTTCTCCTTTCATTATCCACACTTTAACTCCTATACTTCCATAAACAGTGTGAGCAACTGCCATATGATAATCAACATCAGCACGGAAAGTTCCGAGAGAAATTCTCCCTTCTTTATAAGTTTCACATCTTGCCATTTCCGATCCATTAAGTCTTCCAGAAATCTGGACTCTTATCCCTTGAGCATTCATTCTTATAGCAGAAAGAATGGATAATTTAATTGCTTTTTTATAAGAAATTCGATTTTCTAGTTGTCGTACTAATCCTTTTGCAACTAATGGGGCATCTAATTCAGGACGTTTAACTTCAGAAATATTGATTTGAACTTCTTTTTTAGTAAGTTTTTTTAATTCTTTTCTTACTGTATCTACTTCATCTCCTCTTTTTCCTATAACAAGAGCCGGTCTTGATGTTCTAATCGTAATTGTGATAAATTTTAAAGTTCTTTCTATAAAAATACGAGAAACTATTCCTTTTGGAAGTCTAGCTTCTATATATCTTCTTACTTTGAAATCTTCTTGTATTCTATCTCTATAATTATTACACCAACTAGACTGCCATCCTGTTATAATTCCAAGACGATTAACAATTGGATTTGTTTTTTGTCCCATAAGAATTATGTTTCTTTTTTATTATCTAAAAAAACAGTAATATTACTTGATCTTTTTCTAATTCTATGTCCTCTTCCCTGAGGAACAGGACGTAATCTTTTTAATGTTTTTCCTTGATTCACTCTAACTTCTTTTATATACAAATATTCTTTTTTTTCGGAATAAGATTGATTATGTTTTTTTTTCCAATTAGACAGTAGAGAAAGAAGTAATTTCTTGAAAAGAAAAGAAACTCTTTTTTTTCTACTATAATTTAATAAATCTAAAGCTCTATATATTTCTTGATTTCTAATTAAATCTGCGATCAATCTCATTTTTCTAGGAGAACTTCTAGCTCCATTCAAAGAAGCTGAAACTATACTAGTTTCCTGTTTCATTTTCTACTAATTTTTAATTTTCAACTTACCTTTAGATCCTGCGTGACCTCTAAAAGCACGAGTAGGAGCAAACTCTCCAAGTTTATGACCAATCATATTTTCCGTAATATATACATTAATAAATTGTTTTCCATTATGAACGGCAAAAGTTTGTCCTACAAAATCAGGTAAAATTGTGGAAGGCCTAGACCAAGTTTTAATTACAATTTTTTTATCTGATTTAATATTATTTAAGACTTTTTTATATAACTGATGAGAAACATATGGTCCTTTTTTCAAAGATCTTGCCATAATTATTTAAGATTTTTATTTTTTTCTTCTTTGCAAAATATATCTGTCAGAATATCGTTTTTTAGAACGAGTTCTAAATCCTTTGGCGGGTTTTCCTCTTCTATTTCTAGGTATTCCTCCAGAAGCTTTCCCTTCTCCTCCTCCCATTGGATGATCTACAGGATTCATAGCAACTCCTCGTGTTCTAGGTCTTTTTCCTATATGCCTTTTCTTACCAGCTTTTCCATATGTTTCCAATTGATGATCCGGGTTAGAAA from Blattabacterium cuenoti carries:
- the rplV gene encoding 50S ribosomal protein L22; translation: MKQETSIVSASLNGARSSPRKMRLIADLIRNQEIYRALDLLNYSRKKRVSFLFKKLLLSLLSNWKKKHNQSYSEKKEYLYIKEVRVNQGKTLKRLRPVPQGRGHRIRKRSSNITVFLDNKKET
- the rplP gene encoding 50S ribosomal protein L16, yielding MLQPKRTKYKKKQKGRIRGKAKKGVLLSRGLYGIKALEGAWITARQLEAARVAATRYMKREGQLWINIFPDKPATKKPQEVRMGKGKGPVEFWVSVVKPGRILFEIDGVDMNVAKEALRLAAQKLPIKMKFIFSNEIKL
- the rpmC gene encoding 50S ribosomal protein L29, which encodes MNNLNEKNLSIHDLIKQIDKNQKKYQNMKFNHHVKMLKNPMEIKLIRKNIARLNTEYNKKINDKKRI
- the rpsC gene encoding 30S ribosomal protein S3, which gives rise to MGQKTNPIVNRLGIITGWQSSWCNNYRDRIQEDFKVRRYIEARLPKGIVSRIFIERTLKFITITIRTSRPALVIGKRGDEVDTVRKELKKLTKKEVQINISEVKRPELDAPLVAKGLVRQLENRISYKKAIKLSILSAIRMNAQGIRVQISGRLNGSEMARCETYKEGRISLGTFRADVDYHMAVAHTVYGSIGVKVWIMKGEIYGKRELSPLLEIHKKQRSHKPYHFNRKKNK
- the rpsQ gene encoding 30S ribosomal protein S17, translating into MTKKEYKSEKKIRNIRKQRQGIVISDKMDKTIVVYEIKKVKHKYYGKSVTKNKKYMVHDDKNISKNGDKVSIMEMRPVSKRKCWRLVHVLEK
- the rpsS gene encoding 30S ribosomal protein S19 encodes the protein MARSLKKGPYVSHQLYKKVLNNIKSDKKIVIKTWSRPSTILPDFVGQTFAVHNGKQFINVYITENMIGHKLGEFAPTRAFRGHAGSKGKLKIKN